A stretch of the Kroppenstedtia eburnea genome encodes the following:
- a CDS encoding MDR family MFS transporter has product MEHMEHLDTRKKVAIMLAIMASMLFASLNQTIVGTSLPRIVTVLGGIEYFNWVFTIFMLASSVTAILVGKLSDIYGRKIFILIGLGIFMVGSFLCGTASDMIQLIIYRGIQGFGGGMIMSTAFTAVGDLFSPRERGRWQGLMSSVFGLSSVLGPTLGGYIVDHFDWHWVFWIFLPVGVVAFFLILRLFPSAETGEKKRIDYFGSLFLTFTMIPMLLAFSWAGENYAWTSFEILGLFAISIAALTVFILIEKRTENPVLPLDLFKNKIFTLSNVIGFLIGIGMFSAIMYMPFFIQGVMGTSASKSGFVMMFMTLSMVFSSTITGQVVTRTGKYKKLALAGGLIMGIGMYLLSAMDTDTSNRMAAVNLIIVGLGLGMAFPIFNLTVQNAVSHSNLGVATASIQLFRQMGGTVGVSVMGSIMSYRMETKLAVGETTPPANTFSGLTDKLKGLDPQILLSPEQLEHLRSQIPPEMSGIFDQMIHFLREAMNFALSGVFLSGMGVMFLAVFLTLFLPEIPLRTSNSEGESPEQNPSSSADLQPQK; this is encoded by the coding sequence ATGGAACATATGGAACATCTGGATACGCGAAAAAAAGTGGCCATTATGCTCGCTATTATGGCATCCATGCTGTTCGCCAGTCTGAACCAGACGATTGTGGGAACCTCACTGCCCCGGATCGTGACGGTATTGGGAGGGATAGAGTACTTCAACTGGGTGTTCACCATCTTTATGCTGGCATCCAGTGTTACCGCCATTCTGGTGGGGAAACTGTCGGATATCTACGGTCGCAAGATCTTTATCTTGATCGGATTGGGAATCTTTATGGTGGGATCTTTCCTGTGCGGAACCGCCAGTGACATGATTCAGCTGATCATTTACCGGGGAATCCAGGGCTTCGGCGGCGGGATGATCATGTCCACCGCCTTCACTGCTGTCGGAGACCTGTTTTCCCCCCGGGAACGGGGACGCTGGCAGGGTCTGATGAGTTCCGTCTTCGGTTTGTCCAGCGTACTGGGACCCACCTTGGGGGGATACATCGTGGATCACTTCGACTGGCATTGGGTGTTTTGGATTTTTCTGCCTGTCGGTGTGGTCGCTTTCTTCCTGATCCTCCGCTTATTCCCCAGTGCGGAGACCGGCGAAAAAAAACGGATCGATTACTTCGGATCGCTGTTTCTGACCTTCACCATGATTCCGATGTTGCTCGCCTTCTCCTGGGCAGGGGAGAATTACGCCTGGACCTCCTTTGAGATTTTGGGTCTGTTTGCAATCTCCATCGCCGCCCTGACTGTCTTTATCCTGATTGAAAAACGGACGGAAAACCCGGTGCTGCCCCTCGATCTGTTTAAAAACAAGATCTTCACCTTGTCCAATGTTATCGGTTTTTTGATCGGAATCGGCATGTTTAGCGCAATTATGTATATGCCCTTTTTTATACAGGGAGTGATGGGAACTTCCGCTTCCAAATCGGGTTTTGTCATGATGTTTATGACTCTCAGCATGGTCTTTTCCAGCACGATCACGGGACAAGTGGTCACCCGTACCGGCAAATATAAAAAGCTGGCCCTGGCCGGGGGACTGATCATGGGCATCGGAATGTACCTCCTCAGTGCCATGGATACAGACACCTCCAACCGGATGGCCGCAGTCAACCTTATCATCGTCGGACTTGGTCTGGGAATGGCTTTTCCCATCTTCAACTTGACCGTCCAAAACGCTGTCTCTCACAGCAACCTGGGGGTGGCCACCGCTTCCATTCAATTGTTCCGTCAAATGGGAGGAACCGTCGGCGTCTCCGTGATGGGGAGCATCATGTCTTACCGGATGGAAACCAAACTGGCAGTAGGAGAGACTACCCCTCCCGCCAACACTTTTTCCGGGTTGACAGATAAATTGAAGGGATTGGACCCCCAAATTCTTCTCTCCCCGGAACAGTTGGAACACTTGCGCTCTCAGATTCCGCCGGAGATGAGCGGAATATTTGATCAGATGATCCATTTTCTGAGGGAAGCCATGAACTTCGCCCTCTCCGGAGTCTTTCTCAGCGGAATGGGAGTGATGTTCCTGGCCGTCTTTCTCACCCTCTTCCTACCGGAGATCCCGCTTCGGACCAGCAACTCTGAAGGAGAGAGTCCGGAGCAGAACCCTTCCTCCAGCGCCGACCTTCAACCGCAAAAATGA
- a CDS encoding MarR family winged helix-turn-helix transcriptional regulator has translation MGNRRELSHQLEREFRQVFRRMKREVHQVLREKMTDSEFVFLKYLATHDPQSPSDLSAVLDVSASHVTQVTDSLVKKGWVRRCRSPVDKRVIELEITSEGSEVYSRMEVKRMEYFHQKFSSFTTQEMETLLRLFQKLSGN, from the coding sequence ACTGGAACGGGAGTTTCGGCAGGTTTTCCGCCGGATGAAGCGGGAAGTGCACCAGGTTCTGAGGGAAAAGATGACCGACAGCGAATTTGTTTTTCTCAAGTATCTGGCCACCCATGACCCGCAATCCCCATCGGATCTGTCCGCTGTGCTCGATGTTTCCGCCAGCCATGTCACACAGGTGACAGACAGCCTGGTCAAAAAAGGATGGGTCCGTCGATGTCGTTCCCCGGTGGACAAACGAGTGATCGAACTGGAAATCACTTCGGAAGGTTCTGAAGTATACAGCCGGATGGAAGTTAAACGAATGGAGTATTTCCATCAAAAATTCAGCTCCTTCACCACGCAAGAGATGGAGACTCTCCTACGGCTGTTTCAGAAACTGTCCGGTAACTAA